Below is a genomic region from Castanea sativa cultivar Marrone di Chiusa Pesio chromosome 2, ASM4071231v1.
CCTAAATACTTCTTCCCCTGAtgttttatccacgtgttgctcaaatcccctcccctctagatatttcttctcttagtgcctttgaatagtaaccagaagtttcagttctactgttcaggggtcacttccccattaatgaggccaggaaggtaggtgcagagtctttaatgtggaggtggcaacCTTTgctcataatatttttctaacaccggtgtatctagaaggttcagggtttccccctcttaaccaacagtctttctggaattctgccttgaccttcgtagtgaatcttcgagttctcttgggtctgtccgaggagaaactcaccctcggatgtgtcctcggaccctcggcgtatgggccgattcgtagtactaacaaattcttagctcaagaacagatcggccttccttgctagagcccaaaggcccaaatgcccgcttgggtccttttactccccacaaatgtaaaactcgatttttaggaaATTGAGTTATGccaaatcaaactttaaaaagaaaaattgtggaactcgagttccataaatttttttttttttttaagtttgattgccTCTAACTCGATTTCtacaaatcgagtttcaaaacggAAACATaaacctaaatagtttcaaaatagagATATAttactagatattttaaaaaataagaggaAAAGCCCATTTTCTTCCCTCTATATGTCACAATCCAATTTTGCGACAGGGAATAAACACAGAAGAAAAAACGAATAAACAATCCACCTACCCTCATAATGGTACTCCTAAGCCAACCACATACTCACTTCTCAGGCATTTATGTAGACAACCCACCCTATTATACCATATTAATTGACCATATGTATTGTCCCTCATGTGTCCAGCTAGAAAGCCACCATGAAGAAGTCTCTTCAAGTAACTGAACCAGGGAGTGATTCGGATGGCATTGATCAAGTTCACGACCAACGCATCGTAATTCCCACCAAATTTGTCTCTATAGCTGATAGCTTGGAAAAGAGAGAACACTCACGGTAATAGAAGTATTAGTCTAGAATTGGCAACAACAAATCAGTTTATCATAGGAGAGCCACGGCATGTTCTTTCTAGAGAATGTCTAAGCTGATATAGGAATAGGGATTCTCTCCTCTTTGACATAAATATTcaattttggcattttttttttcctctgatCCATTTTGTTTTCAGCggcttctcttctctctctaatgAGATCTTTCTTGCAGGTTTCTCACGTCTCAAATACCAACAGATTTATCAATCCAAGTTCAAGAAACTACCTTTAATGTTCACAAGGTATAAACAAGACAAAAAAACAATGTTCAATATTCAATATTCATTAtgaaacacacacaaaaacttgaaactaagtgttttttttttttgataagtaacttGAAACtaagtgtttatatatatatatatatatatatatatatatatatattaggagaCACCACTTGAAACTATGTGTCACGTACACCACTTTGCATTGATACAATTTGTTTCATTAGTAGTGATTGAATGTGTGTACTATACATGATCTGATAAATATAATACAGGGGACTACTTGATATGGTAGATATAATACGGATGCACAAAAAAAGTAGAATTGGGGCTCTTTTGTTTGTAGgataaattttcataaaaaataactctaagcacattttttataattttaaggggaaaataaagaaaggaggggaggggggggggggggggggagcaaAAAGAATAAGAATCATGTTCTTTTCATGTCTTAAAGGtatatcaagaaaaaaagaaagaaatcctCCATGTAGAATTTCTTATCTTCATAAAGCTCTAAACTCCACAACATTAAAGACCAATTCCTCTATTCAATTTTAGGAAGGGAAAAAAGATGTGACTATTGCCTAGTGAAGCAATCTAAACAAGAAGTCTCCCTTCCTTTTACTGTGACCGTGTGAGAATTTAAATGCATAAATAAAACCATAGTGTTTTTTTCATactgatttttctttgttggggGCCAGATATAACTTTGACGTCAGAATTAAAGATGAATATAGGGGATAAGATAAATAACCAGAAGTATTCACTCATTTCATAACTCAATTCTCCTGAAACAGTATCCCTTGGTGTCAAAATGCGGATACATAGGCCGATTGGAACTTCAGCCTTCAATCTCAAATTATGGGTACGACCTCAAGCTTGAAAACTTTCCAGGAGGATCAGAAACATTtgaaatcattttaaaattctGTTATGGTCTCCCAGTGGACTTAAACCCTAATAACATAGCTTTACTAAGATGTGCGTCAGAATTTCTGGAGATGACTGAAGAATTTGAAGATGGAAATCTCATCACCAAGAGTGAAGCTTTCCTCACATTTGTAGTCCTTTGCTCATGGAAAGATACCATTACTGTTCTAAAATCCTGTGAAGCTCTATTTCCATGGGctgaaaatttacaaattgttaGAAGATGCTGTGACTCACTAGCTTGGAAGGCTTCTAGGAAAAACTCATCAACTGGAGATGCAGTTCATGAAGAAGGCTGGTGGTTTGATGATATAGCTACCCTTCGTATTGATCATTTCAGGAGGATTATAACAGCAATAAGGGCTAAGGGAATAACACCAGAGATCATAGGTAAATGTATCGTGCACTATGCAGACAGATGGCTGCCGGGCATGGACATGGAGATAGAAGGAGTTAGAGGATATGGCCATGGAAAGAATGAGCTTCAGTTCAGTATTTGTAGTCAGAACGAGGAAGGGGGCATTGCACACAGCAAGGAGCAAAAAGCAATTATTGAGAGCCTAATAAGCATGCTTCCTCCTCAACAAGAAGCTGTTTCATGTAAATTCCTGTTGCAGATGCTAAAGATGGCAATAGTATATTCCGCAACACCAGCTTTGATTTCGGAGCTTGAAAAGAGAGTGGGGATGATGTTGGAAGATGCCAGTGTGAATGATCTTCTGATCCCAAGTTACAAAAATTTTGATCAAGGGAAACTAACAAAGTGAGTATGCTAACTTCCTCTTTCTTCCTAAATTGTGTGACATGACATTACAGTccagaaaaattttaatagaaaaagtTGTTGAATAACTAACCAAATAGACTAAGACTCTATAAAAAGAATAACTAACCACACTCCATCAAGAAACTAATAATACTAAATTTTCATCCTTGGTATTTCATTAATGGCTGGCACAGTTCTCCTGAACGATGCACAATGCATGACATAGATGTGGTGCAAAGGATAGTGGAATATTTTTTGATGCATgaacagcagcagcaacagcaacagAAGTCTGGCAAATGCAATATAAGTAAGCTCTTAGACAATTACCTAGCTGAGATTGCAAGAGACCCAAATCTCTCTGTCACCAAGTTCCAAGTTTTGGCTGAATCATTGCCAGAAAATGTTCGAACATGTCATGATGGTCTCTATAGAGCCATTGACACCTACCTCAAGGTTACCTGTTATcctttctcattcttcttcttgtgTATTATATTAATCtgccttttatttttgggaggagggagtgaaaaaaaaacttgaactcTACAATGTAATCTACTTTTCAGACGAATCGTTCACTACCTGAGCATGACCGAAGAAGACTGTGCAAGATAATGAACTGTGAGAAACTGTCTCTTGATGCATGCATGCACGCTGCTCAAAATGATCGATTGCCTCTAAGAACCATTGTCCAggtatatattttatgaattttagaCCTTGTCTTGCACAAGCCTTGTAGATCTTTTAATGAGTAATAAAAGTAAGAAATTTTTAGAGCCATACAAGTCTTACTCTTACATACTTCATCAACAAACAATACTAGGTAGTTAAAGAATGAATATTGGATAAAGAATGGACACTAGGCCAAAATATCATTATTCTTACAAAGTACTTTGATacttcatatatatacatatacatataaagTAATGCATGTTTGTATTTATGATGTCACAAGCACAGCCTGCCTAACGTTATAGATTTATAAGATTCCACAAAGTGAAGTTCATAGTCTTTCTTGTGGGCTACAATAAGTTGAGGGGGACCTTGGCCCAGGGTTCAAACCCAAGCCTTCCCTATGGGCAGAGACAAAAGTACCACTGAGCCGAGAGGCTCTTTGCAAAACTAAGTTCATAGACATGTAGCTAAGTAATAGACTGTAAATGCATTCAACAGAAATAAGTCCCATGATCTCAGTGCTCACCTGTATGTAGCATATCATCTTAACATTTCTCACATGTGGAAGAGAAGATGAGATGAGATATGCAGGTGCTACTGTCGGAGCAACTGAAGATGAGGGAAGAAATGCTAGACAAGAATGGCAACACCTCTGAGCCGGAGGGAAACCAGTCATCTACAAACATGGAGATCAAGACTATGAAGGCAGAGCTTGAAAACATGAAGACGAAGATGGAAGCGCTACAGAGTGATTATTCTGGTCTTCAAAAGGAGTATGGAAAGTTAAGCAACAAGCCAAAGAATGCATCGGGTTGGGCATTGAGTTGGAGGAGGATCAGGAACTCCTTCCATGCAAAATTAGATGGGGATGAAACTGGAGATGGACAACAGAGACCCAACCCAGCCCGTAAACGTAGCTCCAAACGAAGGTCATCCATCTCCTAAATTTTCTCAACATCTAAGATCCTGCACTATAATGCTAATTCCATCCAAAAGCCTTCAACAGGATCACCCATATCtgctttctcaagttggtggggTTTCTTTTCACAGGGTTTAGAGCAAACTCATAATCTGTATTATTTAATGATTCTCTAGCTTTAATGgatttttattacatatatccgaaaaaataaaataaa
It encodes:
- the LOC142625622 gene encoding BTB/POZ domain-containing protein DOT3 isoform X2 codes for the protein MKKSLQVTEPGSDSDGIDQVHDQRIVIPTKFVSIADSLEKREHSRFLTSQIPTDLSIQVQETTFNVHKYPLVSKCGYIGRLELQPSISNYGYDLKLENFPGGSETFEIILKFCYGLPVDLNPNNIALLRCASEFLEMTEEFEDGNLITKSEAFLTFVVLCSWKDTITVLKSCEALFPWAENLQIVRRCCDSLAWKASRKNSSTGDAVHEEGWWFDDIATLRIDHFRRIITAIRAKGITPEIIGKCIVHYADRWLPGMDMEIEGVRGYGHGKNELQFSICSQNEEGGIAHSKEQKAIIESLISMLPPQQEAVSCKFLLQMLKMAIVYSATPALISELEKRVGMMLEDASVNDLLIPSYKNFDQGKLTNSPERCTMHDIDVVQRIVEYFLMHEQQQQQQQKSGKCNISKLLDNYLAEIARDPNLSVTKFQVLAESLPENVRTCHDGLYRAIDTYLKTNRSLPEHDRRRLCKIMNCEKLSLDACMHAAQNDRLPLRTIVQHIILTFLTCGREDEMRYAGATVGATEDEGRNARQEWQHL
- the LOC142625622 gene encoding BTB/POZ domain-containing protein DOT3 isoform X1, encoding MKKSLQVTEPGSDSDGIDQVHDQRIVIPTKFVSIADSLEKREHSRFLTSQIPTDLSIQVQETTFNVHKYPLVSKCGYIGRLELQPSISNYGYDLKLENFPGGSETFEIILKFCYGLPVDLNPNNIALLRCASEFLEMTEEFEDGNLITKSEAFLTFVVLCSWKDTITVLKSCEALFPWAENLQIVRRCCDSLAWKASRKNSSTGDAVHEEGWWFDDIATLRIDHFRRIITAIRAKGITPEIIGKCIVHYADRWLPGMDMEIEGVRGYGHGKNELQFSICSQNEEGGIAHSKEQKAIIESLISMLPPQQEAVSCKFLLQMLKMAIVYSATPALISELEKRVGMMLEDASVNDLLIPSYKNFDQGKLTNSPERCTMHDIDVVQRIVEYFLMHEQQQQQQQKSGKCNISKLLDNYLAEIARDPNLSVTKFQVLAESLPENVRTCHDGLYRAIDTYLKTNRSLPEHDRRRLCKIMNCEKLSLDACMHAAQNDRLPLRTIVQVLLSEQLKMREEMLDKNGNTSEPEGNQSSTNMEIKTMKAELENMKTKMEALQSDYSGLQKEYGKLSNKPKNASGWALSWRRIRNSFHAKLDGDETGDGQQRPNPARKRSSKRRSSIS
- the LOC142625622 gene encoding BTB/POZ domain-containing protein DOT3 isoform X3, with amino-acid sequence MKKSLQVTEPGSDSDGIDQVHDQRIVIPTKFVSIADSLEKREHSRFLTSQIPTDLSIQVQETTFNVHKYPLVSKCGYIGRLELQPSISNYGYDLKLENFPGGSETFEIILKFCYGLPVDLNPNNIALLRCASEFLEMTEEFEDGNLITKSEAFLTFVVLCSWKDTITVLKSCEALFPWAENLQIVRRCCDSLAWKASRKNSSTGDAVHEEGWWFDDIATLRIDHFRRIITAIRAKGITPEIIGKCIVHYADRWLPGMDMEIEGVRGYGHGKNELQFSICSQNEEGGIAHSKEQKAIIESLISMLPPQQEAVSCKFLLQMLKMAIVYSATPALISELEKRVGMMLEDASVNDLLIPSYKNFDQGKLTNSPERCTMHDIDVVQRIVEYFLMHEQQQQQQQKSGKCNISKLLDNYLAEIARDPNLSVTKFQVLAESLPENVRTCHDGLYRAIDTYLKTNRSLPEHDRRRLCKIMNCEKLSLDACMHAAQNDRLPLRTIVQMR